In Nitratidesulfovibrio sp., the following are encoded in one genomic region:
- a CDS encoding N-acetyltransferase, whose amino-acid sequence MHPTHASCVTHLTVEPAADPEIHPYTIDALHDGRVVGRLRGFVLEYHNLEGVAALAGLNHDDLREAVNAVRFAMAATHDAPISYVDVLLVAPAYRGYGLARQMLERSWLHADCGASLLRPCPLQFCLDWLCPEDLALIGPQCIGVDPKRSLVSLTRFYQRIGYAALPGTDFWWRPLPLQR is encoded by the coding sequence ATGCACCCCACACACGCCAGTTGCGTAACCCACCTGACCGTCGAACCCGCTGCCGACCCGGAAATCCATCCCTATACCATTGATGCGCTGCACGACGGGCGCGTGGTGGGACGGCTGCGGGGCTTTGTCCTTGAATACCACAACCTCGAAGGCGTGGCCGCGCTGGCCGGACTGAACCACGACGACCTGCGCGAGGCCGTGAACGCCGTACGCTTCGCCATGGCCGCCACCCACGATGCCCCCATCTCGTACGTGGACGTGCTGCTGGTGGCCCCCGCCTACCGGGGCTACGGCCTGGCCCGCCAGATGCTGGAGCGCTCGTGGCTGCATGCCGACTGCGGCGCATCGCTGCTGCGCCCATGCCCCTTGCAATTCTGCCTGGACTGGCTGTGCCCGGAAGACCTGGCCCTCATCGGCCCGCAGTGCATAGGGGTGGACCCCAAGCGCTCGCTGGTCAGCCTGACCAGGTTCTACCAGCGCATCGGCTATGCGGCCCTGCCGGGCACCGACTTCTGGTGGCGCCCCCTGCCGCTGCAACGCTGA
- a CDS encoding C40 family peptidase, giving the protein MHMTTKHGPSPLFRACARILPLLLALALAGPACVRQLGQPRQPVQADRAAQDAGQSAATAESALSNEGAGASCEITSRAEASAHLDDTDSRFSEDEEDGDDTLADGVLSDIAELDEALAAMDEADGLHPKAEEADDDMSAIDARMRLVNVAMSKLGTRYRRGGVGETGFDCSGFTGWVYENVGVDLPRSSQSQFLEGRSIRREQLQTGDLVFFKRNKKRRIHHVGIYLEDGKFIHSSSSDGVVISKLNAKPWCNQWAGAKRVF; this is encoded by the coding sequence ATGCACATGACGACAAAGCACGGACCGTCGCCGCTATTCCGCGCCTGCGCCCGCATTTTGCCGCTGCTGCTTGCCCTGGCCCTGGCCGGTCCTGCTTGTGTCCGTCAGCTCGGGCAGCCCAGGCAGCCCGTTCAGGCCGATCGGGCCGCGCAAGACGCAGGCCAGTCCGCCGCCACGGCAGAATCCGCCCTCTCCAACGAGGGGGCCGGGGCATCCTGCGAAATCACATCCCGCGCCGAGGCTTCCGCCCATCTCGACGACACCGATTCCCGGTTTTCCGAGGACGAGGAGGACGGCGACGACACCCTGGCCGACGGCGTGCTCAGCGACATCGCCGAACTGGACGAAGCCCTGGCCGCCATGGACGAAGCCGACGGACTTCACCCCAAGGCGGAAGAAGCCGACGACGACATGAGCGCCATCGATGCCCGCATGCGGCTGGTCAACGTGGCCATGTCCAAGCTGGGCACCCGCTACCGCAGGGGTGGCGTTGGCGAAACCGGCTTCGACTGCTCCGGCTTCACCGGCTGGGTGTACGAGAACGTGGGCGTTGATCTGCCGCGCAGTTCGCAATCACAGTTTCTGGAAGGGCGCTCCATCCGCCGCGAGCAACTGCAAACCGGAGATCTGGTGTTCTTCAAGCGCAACAAGAAGCGGCGCATTCACCACGTGGGCATCTATCTGGAAGACGGCAAGTTCATCCACAGCAGTTCGTCCGACGGCGTGGTCATCTCGAAACTGAACGCCAAGCCGTGGTGCAACCAGTGGGCCGGGGCCAAGCGGGTGTTCTAG
- a CDS encoding HigA family addiction module antitoxin, with translation MRTRTHPGEILREEFLTPLGITPHALAVALGVPATRISDIVHLRRGVTADTAARLSRFFGTSAAFWMNLQAAYDLSIVERDKGDDLLHIRPHPSAGASPACCPPQ, from the coding sequence ATGCGCACCCGTACCCACCCCGGCGAAATCCTGCGCGAAGAATTCCTGACTCCTCTGGGCATCACGCCACATGCCCTTGCCGTTGCCCTTGGCGTGCCCGCCACGCGCATCTCGGATATCGTCCACCTGCGGCGTGGCGTCACCGCCGACACGGCGGCACGGCTCTCGCGCTTCTTCGGCACCAGCGCCGCGTTCTGGATGAACCTTCAGGCGGCGTACGATCTGTCCATAGTGGAACGCGACAAGGGCGACGACCTGCTGCACATACGCCCCCACCCTTCCGCAGGCGCGTCCCCGGCGTGCTGCCCTCCCCAATAA
- a CDS encoding type II toxin-antitoxin system RelE/ParE family toxin — translation MISSFKCKETRALFEGAPIRRFTAFASVALRKLDMLDAAACLDDLRIPPANRLETLKGDRQGQHSIRINDQWRICFVWRDGTAHAVEIVDYH, via the coding sequence ATGATCTCGTCATTCAAGTGCAAGGAAACACGGGCTCTCTTTGAGGGGGCACCAATCCGCAGATTCACCGCCTTCGCCAGCGTCGCCCTGCGCAAGCTCGACATGCTCGACGCCGCTGCCTGCCTTGACGACCTGCGCATTCCGCCCGCCAACCGCCTCGAAACACTCAAAGGCGACCGGCAAGGGCAGCACAGCATACGGATCAACGACCAGTGGCGCATCTGCTTCGTCTGGCGAGACGGAACAGCCCACGCTGTAGAAATCGTGGATTACCATTAA
- a CDS encoding chemotaxis response regulator protein-glutamate methylesterase, with amino-acid sequence MITVVVVDDSAFMRKALSSMLEKDPEISVVAVGRDGEEGLELVRKHNPDVVTLDIEMPRMDGLTALRRIMMEMPRPVLMVSSLTTEGAESTLKALELGAVDFIPKQLSKVSLDIVRIEDELREKVKEISRRKFLRTPRSFRAPRPVGDGGAFASSSTGSTATGGDGSRPVLTPRTGRPVRDIVAIGVSTGGPPAVQKVLSRLPADFPASILIAQHMPAAFTGPFAKRLDGVCSIAVKEAENGERLRPGTAYIAPGGKHLRVDQKISMVEVVVTPEPTEALYKPSANVLIESVAQAMGRRTLGVILTGMGSDGLEGVRVLKQKGGRALAQSDATCVVYGMPKAIVDAGLADEIIDIDDMASAIMAGLYK; translated from the coding sequence GTGATCACGGTTGTCGTTGTCGATGATTCCGCCTTCATGCGCAAGGCGCTTTCCAGCATGCTCGAAAAAGACCCCGAAATCAGCGTGGTGGCCGTGGGCCGCGACGGTGAGGAAGGGCTTGAACTGGTGCGCAAGCACAACCCGGACGTGGTGACCCTGGACATCGAAATGCCGCGCATGGACGGGCTTACCGCGTTGCGCCGCATCATGATGGAAATGCCCCGTCCGGTGCTGATGGTCAGCTCGCTGACCACGGAAGGGGCGGAGTCCACCCTGAAGGCCCTTGAACTGGGCGCCGTGGATTTCATCCCCAAGCAGTTGTCCAAGGTTTCCCTGGACATCGTGCGCATAGAGGATGAGCTGCGAGAGAAGGTGAAGGAAATTTCGCGCCGCAAGTTTCTGCGTACCCCCCGCTCGTTTCGCGCCCCCCGCCCCGTGGGCGATGGGGGCGCTTTCGCGTCTTCTTCCACGGGTTCCACGGCCACGGGTGGCGACGGTTCGCGCCCGGTGCTTACCCCGCGTACGGGGCGCCCGGTGCGAGACATCGTGGCCATCGGCGTTTCCACCGGCGGACCGCCCGCCGTGCAGAAGGTGCTGTCGCGGCTTCCGGCGGACTTTCCCGCCAGCATCCTCATTGCCCAGCACATGCCCGCCGCGTTCACCGGCCCCTTCGCCAAGCGGCTGGACGGCGTGTGCAGCATAGCGGTGAAGGAAGCGGAAAACGGAGAGCGCCTGCGCCCCGGCACCGCCTACATCGCGCCGGGCGGCAAGCATTTGCGGGTGGACCAGAAGATCAGCATGGTAGAGGTGGTGGTTACCCCCGAACCGACGGAGGCGCTGTACAAGCCCTCGGCCAACGTGCTCATCGAGTCGGTGGCGCAGGCCATGGGCCGCCGTACTCTGGGGGTCATCCTTACCGGCATGGGCAGCGATGGCCTGGAAGGCGTGCGCGTGCTGAAGCAGAAGGGTGGCCGGGCATTGGCCCAGAGTGACGCCACCTGCGTGGTCTACGGCATGCCCAAGGCCATCGTGGATGCCGGACTGGCCGATGAAATCATAGACATAGATGACATGGCCTCTGCCATAATGGCGGGACTGTACAAGTAG
- a CDS encoding HEAT repeat domain-containing protein, which translates to MSEQQIIEQLQGDDVEAIREAAYAAGNLRLESAVPHLVAHIQSHNIGVQEAADRALRKIGGVAAVRGVLPLLRSDDAPIRNIAMDVLREIGADDFDSLKQLLHDDDPDMRIFASDILGTSESILAVPSLCDALLRDPEVNVRYQAAVSLGTLAFPEAAECLNKAMMDEEWVQFSVIEALTKIRAESSVNALVKALDAASDLVASMIVDALGEMGNIKAVPLLLKRLDKSPGPLRNKIAKAIVNVLGGKSLSLLGEKERLRLRDYLLAAMDDEDEDVQNAAMRGLASIGGAEATEAVLKVAVALDPDRDHERLVACVRSLADIGFNSAVDRHVRSDDEHTLLILVEAIRSMPSRHGIDVLRGVFWDKPRDAQRSMSTVLAERCDPSDRDFFIDVLDRHNDAHVLKAALHYLGRRAKAVEAGERMLALLEHPYDDVKEAALDACIALNNPAMNARFRESFRSPDPLHRMMAVYAMGRFDVDENLAELTEALEDEVPDVRKVALEAVANVCPFTSARLELVVPRLHDENREVRLALIELLGNCGEGNVFPYLIQALDDPDDWVRVRAIEALGSLKDADAVPQLVALTDSAGHLVLLKVVEALGAIGGNVAFRALLHLMESDDPEVQQAAESAAARIHDEQGVDD; encoded by the coding sequence ATGTCCGAACAGCAGATCATCGAGCAACTCCAGGGCGACGACGTCGAGGCAATCCGCGAGGCGGCCTATGCCGCCGGGAACCTTCGGCTGGAAAGCGCCGTACCGCATCTGGTGGCGCACATCCAAAGCCACAACATCGGGGTGCAGGAAGCGGCCGACCGGGCCCTGCGCAAGATCGGCGGGGTAGCCGCCGTGCGCGGGGTGCTGCCCCTGTTGCGGTCGGACGACGCGCCAATCCGCAACATCGCCATGGACGTGCTGCGCGAGATCGGGGCCGACGACTTCGACTCGCTGAAGCAGCTGTTGCATGACGACGACCCCGACATGCGCATCTTCGCATCCGACATCCTCGGCACCTCGGAAAGCATCCTCGCGGTGCCTTCGCTGTGCGACGCCCTGCTGCGCGACCCAGAGGTCAACGTGCGCTATCAGGCCGCCGTCAGCCTTGGCACCCTGGCCTTTCCAGAGGCGGCGGAATGCCTGAACAAGGCCATGATGGACGAGGAATGGGTGCAATTCTCGGTCATCGAGGCGCTGACAAAGATCCGGGCCGAATCGTCGGTCAATGCGCTGGTCAAGGCGCTGGACGCGGCCTCGGACCTGGTGGCCTCCATGATCGTGGACGCCCTTGGCGAGATGGGCAACATCAAGGCCGTGCCGCTGCTGCTCAAACGCCTGGACAAGTCGCCCGGGCCGCTGCGCAACAAGATCGCCAAGGCCATCGTCAACGTGCTGGGCGGCAAGTCGCTGTCCCTGCTGGGCGAGAAGGAGCGGTTGCGCCTGCGCGACTACCTGCTGGCCGCCATGGACGACGAGGACGAGGACGTGCAGAACGCCGCCATGCGCGGCCTTGCCAGCATCGGCGGGGCAGAGGCGACGGAGGCCGTGCTGAAGGTGGCCGTGGCGCTGGACCCCGACCGCGACCACGAGCGCCTGGTGGCCTGCGTGCGCAGCCTGGCCGACATCGGCTTCAACAGCGCGGTGGACCGCCACGTGCGCAGCGACGACGAGCACACCCTGCTCATCCTCGTCGAGGCCATCCGGAGCATGCCCAGCCGCCACGGCATAGACGTGCTGCGCGGGGTGTTCTGGGACAAGCCGCGCGACGCGCAGCGGTCCATGTCCACGGTGCTGGCCGAACGTTGCGACCCCAGCGACCGCGACTTCTTCATCGACGTGCTGGACCGGCACAACGATGCCCACGTGCTGAAGGCGGCGCTGCACTACCTGGGCCGCCGGGCCAAGGCGGTGGAGGCGGGCGAGCGCATGCTGGCCCTGCTGGAACACCCCTACGACGACGTGAAGGAAGCCGCGCTCGACGCGTGCATCGCCCTGAACAACCCCGCCATGAACGCCCGCTTCCGCGAATCGTTTCGCAGCCCCGACCCGCTGCATCGCATGATGGCCGTGTACGCCATGGGGCGCTTTGACGTGGATGAGAACCTGGCCGAACTCACCGAAGCGCTGGAGGACGAAGTGCCCGACGTGCGCAAGGTGGCGCTGGAGGCGGTGGCCAACGTCTGCCCCTTCACCAGCGCGCGGCTGGAACTGGTGGTGCCCCGGCTGCACGACGAAAACCGCGAGGTGCGCCTGGCCCTCATCGAACTGCTGGGCAACTGCGGCGAAGGCAACGTCTTTCCCTACCTGATCCAGGCCCTGGACGACCCCGACGATTGGGTGCGGGTGCGGGCCATCGAGGCGCTGGGTTCGCTGAAGGATGCCGACGCCGTGCCGCAACTGGTGGCCCTGACGGATAGCGCCGGGCACCTGGTGCTGCTGAAGGTGGTGGAGGCGCTGGGCGCCATAGGGGGCAATGTCGCGTTCCGGGCGCTGCTGCACCTGATGGAATCGGATGACCCCGAAGTCCAGCAGGCCGCCGAGTCGGCGGCTGCCCGCATCCACGACGAACAAGGAGTGGATGACTGA
- a CDS encoding protein-glutamate O-methyltransferase CheR, translating into MSSLFSNSITLRKEQKISDEEFVQLRDFIYQQCGIYIAENRKYLVENRLSNRLKELNLKNFGEYYYYLRYDANKRTELNRLFEVVTTNETSFYRNPPQLQIFQEHVLKTTLNELRAKGQKRLRIWSAGCSTGEEPYTMAIILHEVLKNELASWDIKITANDLSEAVLASARRGVYSDYALRTTPKEIVDRYFIKEGTQFKVDPKLKQMVNFGQINLSDRMGLKRVERSHIVFCRNVIIYFDDEMKKQVIGSFYDNLLQGGFLLIGHSESLHNITRAFKPEHHTGAIIYRKLE; encoded by the coding sequence ATGTCCTCGCTGTTCTCCAACTCCATCACGCTGCGCAAGGAACAGAAGATCTCCGACGAGGAGTTCGTGCAACTGCGCGACTTCATCTACCAGCAATGCGGCATCTACATCGCGGAAAACCGCAAGTACCTGGTAGAGAACCGCCTGTCGAACCGCCTCAAGGAACTGAACCTCAAGAATTTCGGCGAATACTATTACTACCTGCGCTACGACGCCAACAAGCGGACGGAGCTCAACCGGCTGTTCGAGGTGGTGACCACCAACGAAACCAGCTTCTACAGAAATCCCCCGCAGTTGCAGATTTTTCAGGAACACGTGCTGAAGACCACCCTGAACGAGCTGCGCGCCAAGGGGCAGAAGCGGTTGCGCATCTGGTCGGCCGGGTGCTCCACGGGTGAAGAGCCTTACACCATGGCCATCATCCTGCACGAGGTGCTGAAGAACGAGCTTGCCAGCTGGGACATCAAGATCACCGCGAACGACCTGTCGGAGGCGGTGCTGGCCTCTGCCCGGCGCGGCGTCTATTCCGACTACGCCCTGCGCACCACCCCCAAGGAGATCGTCGACCGCTACTTCATCAAGGAGGGCACCCAGTTCAAGGTGGACCCCAAGCTGAAGCAGATGGTGAACTTCGGGCAGATCAACCTCAGCGACCGCATGGGGCTGAAGCGGGTGGAGCGCTCGCACATCGTGTTCTGCCGCAACGTGATCATCTATTTCGACGACGAGATGAAGAAGCAGGTCATCGGTTCGTTCTACGACAACCTGTTGCAGGGCGGCTTTCTGCTCATCGGGCATTCGGAATCGCTGCACAACATCACCCGCGCCTTCAAGCCGGAACATCACACCGGCGCCATCATTTACCGCAAGCTTGAGTGA
- a CDS encoding ParA family protein translates to MGARVVAIANQKGGVGKTTSTLTLGAALARRGKRVLIMDLDPHANASVHLRFYPEDLDVTMYDLFMVEETAWPGLWKRLVRRNEGQAWDVAPASIQLAELDVDLKGRKGKGAILQQAIVHVRDDYDFIIIDCPPHVGILLVNALVACDLLVIPIQTDFLALHGLKLLFDTIRVLNKVLPQPIRYRALATMFDRRAKACNRVLELLAQKMGPKMFNTVVGMDTRFREASAQGRVIYDLDPDSRGARAYDALAEEMLQS, encoded by the coding sequence ATGGGCGCGCGGGTAGTGGCCATCGCCAACCAGAAGGGAGGAGTGGGCAAGACCACCTCCACCCTGACGCTTGGCGCGGCGCTTGCGCGTCGGGGCAAGCGTGTGTTGATCATGGACCTTGATCCGCACGCCAACGCCTCGGTGCACCTTCGGTTCTATCCGGAGGACCTGGACGTGACCATGTACGATCTGTTCATGGTCGAGGAAACGGCCTGGCCCGGCCTGTGGAAGCGCCTGGTGCGCCGCAACGAAGGGCAGGCCTGGGACGTGGCCCCGGCAAGCATCCAGCTTGCCGAACTGGATGTGGACCTGAAGGGCCGCAAGGGCAAGGGAGCGATACTGCAACAGGCCATCGTGCACGTGCGCGACGACTACGACTTCATCATCATCGACTGCCCGCCGCATGTGGGCATCCTGCTGGTGAACGCGCTGGTGGCCTGCGATTTGCTTGTCATTCCCATCCAGACGGATTTTCTGGCGCTGCATGGCCTGAAGCTGTTGTTCGACACCATCCGGGTGCTCAACAAGGTGCTGCCGCAGCCCATACGGTACAGGGCCCTGGCCACCATGTTCGACAGGCGTGCCAAGGCGTGCAACAGGGTGCTCGAACTGCTGGCACAGAAGATGGGGCCGAAGATGTTCAACACGGTGGTCGGCATGGATACCCGCTTTCGCGAGGCCAGCGCGCAGGGCAGGGTGATCTACGATCTCGACCCCGACAGCCGGGGGGCGCGTGCCTACGACGCGCTGGCCGAAGAGATGCTGCAATCATGA
- a CDS encoding chemotaxis protein CheW yields MTQRSPEEYFRQHDFGSETGTGGGGEFTAAERAFMQKYLGVEEGDILRRIGIDPARAGGAGVAAGFEDEPESLDARLRNEPVLQMVGFFLGAQEFAVPTEAVQEVIKYAAPTRLPAAPSFVAGIVNLRGRVTPLVRLRELLGVYEGGDGGESEDKFIIVCRRRGLQMGMMIERVHTMYRVPQQDIDWAIESHLGISVDFVSGLLKADERLVSIVSVDKILDCVLKR; encoded by the coding sequence ATGACCCAGCGTTCACCCGAGGAGTACTTCCGCCAGCATGATTTCGGCTCGGAAACGGGCACGGGCGGCGGGGGCGAGTTCACCGCCGCCGAACGGGCCTTCATGCAGAAGTATCTTGGTGTAGAGGAAGGCGACATCCTGCGCCGCATCGGCATTGATCCTGCCCGCGCGGGCGGGGCGGGCGTTGCCGCCGGGTTTGAGGACGAGCCGGAATCTCTGGACGCCCGTCTGCGCAACGAGCCGGTGTTGCAGATGGTAGGCTTTTTCCTGGGTGCCCAGGAATTCGCCGTGCCCACGGAAGCCGTGCAGGAAGTGATCAAGTATGCAGCTCCCACGCGCCTGCCTGCCGCCCCGTCGTTCGTGGCGGGCATCGTCAACCTTCGCGGGCGCGTCACGCCGCTGGTGCGGCTGCGCGAACTGCTGGGCGTGTACGAAGGCGGCGATGGCGGCGAGAGCGAGGACAAGTTCATCATCGTCTGCCGCAGGCGCGGCCTGCAAATGGGCATGATGATCGAGCGCGTGCACACCATGTACCGGGTGCCGCAACAGGATATTGACTGGGCCATCGAATCGCATCTCGGTATCAGCGTTGATTTCGTGTCCGGCCTGCTCAAGGCGGACGAGCGCCTGGTGAGCATCGTTTCGGTGGACAAGATACTCGACTGTGTTCTGAAACGCTGA
- a CDS encoding response regulator, translating to MSKHILIVDDSKTVRNLVAFIMKKEGFKVTTAEDGLDGLEKLYSSEKVDLIISDVNMPRMDGFTFIKTVREQDAYRDLPIVVLSTEGQEKDIQLGMSLGANLYMVKPAQPEKMVKNIKMLLG from the coding sequence ATGAGCAAGCATATATTGATCGTGGACGACTCCAAGACCGTTCGCAACCTGGTTGCCTTCATAATGAAAAAAGAAGGCTTCAAGGTTACCACGGCAGAGGACGGACTCGACGGTCTGGAGAAACTGTACTCCTCCGAAAAGGTCGATCTGATCATCTCCGACGTGAACATGCCGCGCATGGACGGGTTCACCTTCATCAAGACGGTGCGCGAGCAGGATGCCTATCGCGACCTGCCCATCGTGGTGTTGTCCACCGAAGGCCAGGAAAAGGACATCCAACTGGGCATGAGCCTTGGCGCCAACCTGTACATGGTCAAGCCCGCCCAGCCGGAAAAGATGGTCAAGAACATAAAGATGCTGCTCGGTTGA